The following nucleotide sequence is from Dunckerocampus dactyliophorus isolate RoL2022-P2 chromosome 7, RoL_Ddac_1.1, whole genome shotgun sequence.
tcggatgaggagcgaaacgtccgacaccttctacacagaagtacagatgacgtctcaagaagccttttcctcaaacAGGAAGTAGTTTGCCACTAATTCTCACTCGGGCGCACACAGTGACGGAATGCCCTGCTTGGAGTTCCTGGGCAGGTGAGCTTCAGTGTCCTCTTTCAGAGTCCCTTACAGAGCATTTATTGCAACCCGAGACAAGCTCAAAGTTTCATCTTTCTTTAGAGTCGGCTCCACGGGGCGTCCCCAAACAACCAGTGTAGCTTCACTTGGATTATGTAAATGTCACCAGCTTTCTCCTTACTCATCTGTgtcaaacacacagacacacacatacacacacacacacataaacaaatacaatagaCACCTACACAATTCACAGAGGCGGGCTGTGTGTGGCTCGCTGGGTGCCGTCCCTCCTTGTATTACACTTTAAGCAGGCGTGTAAACATTTTGATGACACATAAAGCTATACAGGAGAAGCTCTCGTCTCCACATCATCGCTCATGAATCAGTAGGATGGGAGTTCCATGAAGGAATGTGTTTATAATGCCAGAATCAATGTGTCACAATTGTAAATTATGGTTTGATTTGAAATCATTTGTTAATGAATTATACATGATGAGTTTATCTCAAGTAACAATCCTCCTGAAAATAGTCATTAAGATTTAAGGCAGGTTTAACTAGACTGTCGACCCCTGTTGGCCATTTGGAAGAATGCAAtttcaggggtgtccgaagcgCGGCCCGGGAGCTATTGGTGGcgcgcggctgtttttttattgccccATTATAAAAAAATTGGGAcattatgaaaaaaacagcaaaatggaaaaactaGCAGTttccaagcaaaaaaatatagaccaaagttgtaatttaacaagaaaaagtctaaAAAGTTGTACTTTCAATTTTTcactggggtggccaaggtgagaccattactcacacaggggtggcaataggttgatacctgaaatgtctagatggtcACAGTGTAGGTCCGCCACTGGGAAAAAGTTActatttatgggaataaagtcaaaatattatgggaataaagtcataatattatgacaataaagtcaaaatattatgggaataaagtcataatattttgggaataaagtcaaaatattatgggaataaagtcaaaatattatgggaataaagtcataatattatgagaataaagtaataatactattggaaaattggaaaattataaataaaaaatatataatattatataaaaatatataaagtcaaaatattcggagaaaagtcataatcgaacaagaaaaaagtcacaatttcacgagaataaacttagcatagagtttaaatattaaagaaaaaatatcttatttttttgatagtcttaatattatgaaaaacaaacaaacaaacaagcaaaataaagttgtaatttttggaaaattaggttggggtaaAAGTTTtagttttatgggaataaagtcagaatatcatgagaagaaagtttacaaagatgatttaagaagaaagttgaaatatttgaaaaatgtaaaaaaaaaatttaaaaaaagaaaacgtccgacaccttcttcacagaagtacagatgacgtctcaagaagcctttccctcgaaaaaaaagaaagaaaaaatgacaaaaaaagagtgaaggtgatattaataaaaggctttttcacctagatcacaaagctgaaattcatttttttctttaaatatatataacttctttgcaTAGCTACACgtgtttctttacaaaatacatatacggcacaaaaaaataaagggaacactccCAATATCAATCACACTTCTTTTGAAATcaggacagcaagacacccccaataatactactactaataataataaagttgattgcCATTGATGAtttgtgtgtgattttgttgtcagcacattcaactatgtaaagaacaagTATTTAGTAagaatattttattcattcagatctaggatgttattttagtgttccctttatttttttgagcagtgtgtaaGTGgcaccttgcatcctttcatttttcactatgtggtcctcgctggaaaaagtttgcctCGCCCAGTCTTAAACAAGTTTCTTACATTTGaacacaatatttaaaaaatattttacagtgCATTTAGACCAACCACTCACTTAATATGCCAATTCATCTCGTGCATCATTTCagatcagtggtgtccaaactttttcagaaaaatacaggaaaaatgaCACCTCTGACTAGAGGGTTAAGGTTAGTCAAACTTTCAATGTACACATACAACATGTGTTAGcaggttccatggtgtaatggttagcactctggactttgaatccagtgatctgAGTTCAAATCTTGGTGGAACCTTGATGAGAACAACCAGAATTCTTTGTTGCAGAAGTAACAACGGTAATTTTAACCACTAGTGAGTATAGTGCTCATTTAATATGATTCTACACAcaaataatcagagaaaatgatgtaatacaagCTAATACTACACATTACATTTGTTCACATTTTGCAGAGAGAAGAAACACTTCAAATGTTTTAGAATAATACTTTTATTTATCAAGTGTTTTCCACGGGACTGCAATCTACATATGGctgtggggggggggtagatgacatcattgtctaatttgcataattggcacCATTATATGGACATTGTGGGCGACAAAAAGAGAGCACAAGCAAGACGGAGGCCTTGCTCCTGCTAGTCTTATTCTCGAGCAGAATTATGTATATTAAGCAGCTGCTACAgggccatctactgtacaacaagctacattcacgCTCCCATTATAATGCATTTCTGAGCAAGAccccaccacaaatacattgggacaaccacaaataaatgagtgTATGGGAAAGACTGCAGAAGTAAACCAGTTGTTTCATCCTACACGGACATGGAAGATGAGTGAATGTGAAAGTGATAGCATGAAGCCTTAATACTGAAAGCAGTGGAGCTATCGTTGTGAGTCAGACAGTGAAGTTCCCCGTCTGATTTAGGCATTGAAGCAAATAACTCAAGCAGGTTCATTTTAATGCTCCCTATATGAAAGTTGtcatacaaaataaacacacttgTTAGGATTCTGGTTGAAACAATCCGTGGGTTTTTAATGTGATTGTTATGCTAGTGAGGTGTTACAGCAGAAGAACCATGTGGACGCGCAGGCCTCTCCTGTCGCCCCCAAATAACCATGTGGACGCGCAGGCCTCTCCTGTAGCCCCCAAATAAGACCTAAGAGTCCCCCTTGAGCACCGACCCTAGCTCCCCGCTCTCCTGCAGCTCCTTGACAATGTCCAAACCCCCGATCAGCTCCCCCTTCACGTACAGCTGCGGGTAGGTGGGCCAGTTGGAGTAAGTCTTGAGGCCCTGTCGCACCTCCTCGTCTTGCAGGATGTCAAACGTGTCGTAATGCTCGCCGGTGTCGTTCAGGATCTCCAGGATCTGTCGGCTGAAGCCGCACCGCGCCGCCTCCTTGCTGCCCTTCATGAACAGCATGACGGGGCTCTGGTTGATCACCGTCTTGAGGCGGTGCTCCACTGTGACCGCCTTCGGGCAGGTGCTCTCCAGCTCGCCGGACTCTGCCAGCTCCTTGACGATGTCCAGTCCGCCTATCAGCTCACCGTTGACGTACAGCTGAGGGTAGGTGGGCCAGTTGGAGTAGGCCTTCAGACCCTGTCGGACCTCCTCGTCGGAAAGGATGTCGAAGCTGCTGAACTGGATGCTGCGCTCCTTGAGGAGGGCGACGATCTGCCGGCTGAATCCGCAGCGAGGCTCCTGCGCGGAACCCTTCATGAAGAGCATGCAGGAGGCCGCGTTGATCAACTTCTTCAGCCGCTGGTTCAGTTCCGCGGGGCCGCCTTCGGGGTCACCCGCCGAGCCCCCGCTCACTGCCAAGCGCTGTACCTTCTTGGTCAGCTCCGGGGCGTGGGCACCGTCCAGCCGGTCCACCTTTTCCGCTCCTTTGAAGAAAAGGAAAGTAGGCACCGAGGCGATCTCGTACTTCTCTGACACCTCCGGCACCGATTCCGCCTCCAGTTTGACGAAGGTGCTGTGAGCGTGTTCCTTGGCCAGCTCGGCCATCACCTCGTTCATTTGGCCGCACTGAGGAGCCCATGCCGCCTGGAAGTGAACCACCGTTAGTCGTTTGCCGGCTTTGGCGAGGAAATCCTCAAAGTCCGACTGAGTCTTCGCCTCTACGAGGTTCGCCATTTTCCTTAAAGTATAACGTCCGGTGTCGGTGTTACGTCACTTCCTTGTAGCCCGGCAACTCCTAGCAAGTGCTAAAGACGCTAGCCGGAAGTCGTTTGGAATCTGATGAGAAGCAACGCAAGCCCACACTGGATTAGTGGAAATAATAGAGTCGTCGTTAAGGTAAGGAATAAAACTTCGCCACGGTTATCATGTTAATAATTTGGATCACGGCGTAAAAATAGCGAATTTGCTGCTTGGCGGTAACTGTGCTTTCTCTAGTTAGCATTCTTGCTAACGTCTCCACACTGAAGTTGTAGCTAGCGTTAGCTAACAAGCAGACGGCTAGTCATGTTCATAaagatgatatgatatgatattgaGATGAATCACATATCCCGacaatttttgtatttgtgttagTTTTAGGACCAAGGGTGTTTAGCTTTGCTTGGTAATTCCGCACGTCAACATGTTGCGGTAAATGTACTACGTAACTAACCGTCTTAGCCGCTTAGTCGTTGTGATTTAACACCCACCCGTTTCTTGTTGACACAGTTTGAATCATGTCCCACAAACAAGGAATAATAATTCCGAGACATGTTTAATCAGGTCAAGCTCCATTTGATTATTGCAATTCATCGTGTGTGGTCcttgtgacattttaaaatgctaaTATCCAGTCACACATTCGTTGAGCAGTTAgttttttatcaaaacaaataaattagaTTAAATGATTCTTCTGTGATATGTCGGATTGTTGACAATACAgctcagatgtttttttttttttacacaaataagTAAGTATCTGATGATTTTCTTAACCAAAAACGTTGTTATGTTAGATTATATGTTGAAGATTAATTTGCTGATTTGTTTGTTAACCTTGAATCACTTTTGACAGAAACAGGAATACCATGGAAGAACAAAGTGCAGACATAGACGTGACTGTTAAAACATTAGACTCTCAAAGCAGAACGTACACCGTCAGTGCTCAGGTAAATTAAGCCTGTTAATGCCAGACTAGATTTTCACTCAGCTTGATGGAACTCATATGTGGTGTATTTTAATTTCTGTAGCTGACTGTAAAAGAGTTCAAGGAGCACATTGCGTCTTCTGTGGGAATCCCTGTTGACAAACAGAGGCTCATCTACCAGGGCAGAGTCTTACAGGATGAAAGGACGCTGGCAGACTACAGTAAGTAATCTAAAGGTTATTTCACTTTACGTCTGGAATTCCATTTAGCGTCACAACAAAAAGGCAACACGACAATGTTTTTGTCTGTTCCAGATGTAGGTGGCAAGGTGATTCATCTCGTGGAGCGTGCACCCCCTCCGCCCTCCCAGCCCGGCTCCGGGTCAGGAGGCGGATCAGCCGACAGCGGGGCCTCATCCTCGTCCCACGATACTTCCCAAGTAACTCCGCATGATCGCAATGCCAACAGTTATGTCATGCTTGGCACCTTCAACCTCCCGGTCAACATCATGGACCCCCAACAAATACAGGTACatttcatcaccatcatcagttatttttgacacatttggTGTGAAAATGCTGTTggtgtgttgacatttttgcacAATGTGACGTTGCTGTTAAGATGTCAGTTCAGCAGATGATGTCCAACATGGGGGACAATGCAAGAAATGCCAGGGTCACAACCAGCACCGGGGTGAGTCCAACTCGGACGTGGGAGAGACGCCACATGTGAATGTTTTCTTAGGCTGGGAACAGCCAAATGTCTATTGATATTCAAATTCTAATTAATCTGTTGGATCTTGATTGTCACTTGCCCACATTTGAACGTAGTGCGAGTGGGCcgtaacacaaaaaaatggcaaatacagtcgtccctcgccacttggaagtttgaatttcacggcttcagcctatcatggttttttgaaaatgtttcgtggttgattatgtcctattattagtcaaaacatatgcatatttaagcaaaggtggcacatttttgcctaaattagcaCTGCAAGCATAACAacgtctaaatgaagtaaaatacaaatataaggcattcagaagatgtgttCAAAGACGTCAGTATGTAAtattcttcactggtcactaggtgtcagtaatgttactgtaatgttcagtgagatacacaagcaccagacttgattgccggaacagcaggcttttattacaagtttgaattatcttacacatagaccctgtgtatagcagtcacctgtccaacgcggccagcggcca
It contains:
- the glrx3 gene encoding glutaredoxin 3, whose protein sequence is MANLVEAKTQSDFEDFLAKAGKRLTVVHFQAAWAPQCGQMNEVMAELAKEHAHSTFVKLEAESVPEVSEKYEIASVPTFLFFKGAEKVDRLDGAHAPELTKKVQRLAVSGGSAGDPEGGPAELNQRLKKLINAASCMLFMKGSAQEPRCGFSRQIVALLKERSIQFSSFDILSDEEVRQGLKAYSNWPTYPQLYVNGELIGGLDIVKELAESGELESTCPKAVTVEHRLKTVINQSPVMLFMKGSKEAARCGFSRQILEILNDTGEHYDTFDILQDEEVRQGLKTYSNWPTYPQLYVKGELIGGLDIVKELQESGELGSVLKGDS